In Desulforegula conservatrix Mb1Pa, one genomic interval encodes:
- a CDS encoding transposase, with protein sequence MAKNMIQFQKGKSIHEFLSEYGTEDKCQDSLFRLRWPHGFSCPNCGGSKFCELKSRDLYQCHKCHHQASVK encoded by the coding sequence ATGGCAAAAAATATGATCCAATTTCAAAAAGGAAAGAGTATTCACGAATTCCTGTCCGAATATGGGACCGAAGATAAGTGCCAAGACTCATTATTCAGACTTAGATGGCCGCATGGTTTTAGTTGTCCGAATTGCGGCGGTTCGAAATTTTGCGAGCTCAAATCAAGAGATCTGTACCAATGCCACAAGTGTCACCATCAGGCGTCGGTAAAGG